The Maniola hyperantus chromosome 6, iAphHyp1.2, whole genome shotgun sequence sequence GCTGACTAATCAGGCCTGTCTCAGATATAGTATTAGTAGATTAGGTGAATCGTTATAAGATTACTAAGATTAGTTTTTTAAGGTGTGTGTTAATCCTAACAATTATGATCTTGATATGGtcgaaataaatgatttttattttatttatttaaatatcacttgctttaacggtgaagtaaaccatcgtgagcaaacctgcacgtctgagagttttccataatgttctcaaaggtgtgtgaagtctgccaacctgcACTCGGCCAGTGTGGTTGAAtctggccaaaaacccttctcactctgataaCACCcattctctgtagtgagccggcaataggGTAATCATGGTGAGATTAATTAAATAGctatttgactcgctccagcagtgcacggggctgcaattgcttgtacagtatggtataataatattgtaaattgatgacttgaaaagagcaaccgccgagtttcttgctggttcttttcggtaagaacggcattccgaaccagtggtaaattaaactagttaacgattcaacagaacttgtaataagtctacttgaataaaaataaattctattcttttctatttGAACAACTGACCTGCATAGTGACTTCATACTGCACCACCAGTGGTTTTTCCTTGAACTCGAAGGGACGGTCCAGGAGGGAGGAGATGGCCGCATGCTTTGCCTCCGTAGTGAGGACTAAGCCAAGGTCATTCTTGAGGATGCGCCTTGCTGGTGATTGGATCTGGAATATACAACCATATAAGTCCCagaaattgctattgcgctggaaccatgtctcattagtatggattcgaaagtgtgtttgtttgttggtttgtacttccaTCACGTATCGTATTGACGTAATCAGATTGCAACAGTGTAACAGGTGTCCttcaggacaaaccaacaaaccaataaactaacaaacaccctttcgcatttataataagggtactgattaattatGATACCTCCCATTTGCCATCATATTTGGCAATGTTTTCGTCAACTCCTTGTTTCTTGGCCTCTGATTTGATCCACTTCTTCTTGAAGACTGCCTCATCATCAAAGTGTTCAGTTAGATAGACCTTCTTAGGATCTATTTGAGGACTCtggtattcttcttcttcttcaattgTCTAGAACAAGAATGGttaaattttgtacaaagaCTAAAACAAGAATGGTTCAAGGATATGTATTAGAGCctgaatagctcaatggttaaaagtatatttgaaaagagcaaccgccgagtttcttgctggttcttctcggtagaaaaggcattccggtggcatccgacgattcgaaagcacttgtgaaagtttacttaaataaaaaaagatttattattattattatttaaggagcggactgaaaaccgtaaggtcgccggttcaaataacacctgttgcactattgtcgtacctactcctagcacaagctttacgtttaattggaggggaaagaggaatattagtcagcaattaaataATAGCATAGCAATTggctaatattgtttttttagggttccatacctcaaaaggaaaaacggaacccatataggatcactttgttgcctatctatccgtgtctgtcaagaaacctacaaggtacttcccgttgacctagaatcatgaaattcggtaggtagatcttatagctgacatttggggaaaaatctgaaaaccgtgaatttagggttagatcacacacaaaaaattaaattgtggtctcatactaataattagtattttcaattttctaagtaagataactatatcaagtggggtatcattgaaaggtcttcacctgtgcattctaaaacagatttttatatttatttttatgtatcatagtttttgaattatcctgcaaaatgtcgaaaaatacgactgtagtacggaaccctcattgcgcgagcctgacgcgcacttggccggtttaaaaaaaaaagaataatgcCGAATTTTGTATCCACTAGATCTaacaccagtagggcgattgtctaaaacctgcatcaatcattattacaatctcaattgttctgattggctgaatttgtgcgattcttgttgcaacaatgcattgtggccaatagtgagcgagcattaaccaatcagagatgattgcgatagtgacattgtagctgtcaaacaaccgcagtAGGGCCACAGGTCTTATTGAGATTCTAATTCCATAATGAAACTGGAGATCTGCAGACTACTGAGGTGTAGATGGGAATCAATAGCACTTGCCTTCCTAACAACTGGCAGACTTTtgaattggtttttttttaatgttaaattaaattgtaggtcaacgggaagtacctcataggttttttgacaaacagacaatgaagtgattctataagggttgaTTGATTCTTATTGTATTTGAGGTATGGAGCCCTAGAAATTGCTAATGTTTATAttgttacaattattattaaatatgtcAAGGTGCCAAATAATAAAAGTCAAAAACATTGTAAACTTGTTATCTGATTGTGAAAGATAGCTAATAAGATTCTTAATTCAacaagattcatcatcatcaactgatagacgtccactactggacagtGGACACTCTTAATactggtctcttgtagggacttccacacaccagtcttgcgccacctgaatccagcggctccctgcaactcgtctgatgtcatccgtttatttagggggggggggggggggtggtgttttggttactctagttctagtAGGTAGAAAAAAGAGGTAGAGATTTATCTATTTTAATgtgaaagtctgtctgttactATTTCACAGCCTCAGCCTAAGTAACAATTAAACcacaaataaaaagtattttatttcggacaatcaaagagttctcatagAGTTTATATGAACCCCACCTAATCTGCACAGGTGAAGACGTTGCCATcagttaagtacctatacaaaaatAGGTCACACTAAACTAACCTCAATAGTGATTCCATCGTCAGAATCTTCGGCCTTAGCACTAACGTACGTTGACACCAACAGCACTAAAGCTGCACTAACTAACACTCGCCGGTAAGCAGCCAtctgaaaaaaattacacttaaaAACTCCACGGAAGACGTATTCGAtcgtaaacaaaaaaatatcggAACCTCAAACCACGCTACGTACTTACACccctaatttaattaaaaagcaaaCCTAAATATACCTTGGTTCACGTGATACACCAAGAGTTACCGGATAACGGATATcctcaatgaaaataaataaaactaaaaccaaTGAGAATCTTTTCGAGTTATACTGTCGGCATCACTCTCATTTCGTACCTTGTTTTCGGTTCGGGTTAGCACTAATTAACCATGAATTATATTTTACGGTCCAACCTTTACAAAACTTCTCTATTTCAAATATTCTTTACTTTATTTCAATGCACAAACGAGtcacaaaaaattattaaaaatcgaaAAACTCAAGAGAAGTTTAATTTCCTCCATGAATGAAATTGATAAATTGATGAATTCTCATCATAGATAACAAGAGTTTGACATCACAGACTAATAACTTAAAAGATATTTGACAttttcttattttgaaagttgataTTCACGGAATATTTAGTCTGTGAGTAAATTCCATTGGTTGTTTTATTGACAGACGTCTAGACAAACAGCCAATCGCAAGCAAACAGTTGTCAGCTGTATTCAGTATAACCAATCATGAGCCAAAATGGAGCCAAAGATTAATTGACAAACGTTTGTACGGAAATTTGACACTgaccacagactacagtgtataatgACAGACCAACTGGACCAACTGACACTGGGAGGAAGGAAGGAAGGTCattgaattttgtaattttgttgaaaaaatattttaattggtGACTGGGTGAATGTGTGATGTATTTATAGCAAAGGACTTGAAAACTAGTTATTAAGAAGGCTTTATGCAATTCTAGTTGAGCTCTTTTCTCTGATACACCCTTGCATTTAATGGTCGAAAGTCAACTTGTCTAGGAAGGTAAGCAtcctattatttacaaataattttGTGATTTTGAATCAATAAAAGTGTTATCAACGGtttgattataaaataaattcaccGTGAGTTTATAATCGCAATCATTGCACTTTTTCTTTACATTTAGCCTGAATCACAATCGTCATGAACTGAAAAGCTACTATCTTATCTGCAGAATACTGACTGGTCACAtcctatttaaatattattttaataaaagactacatacttacttatttatattattatctaagtgTCGATAGTAAGTGGAACTAGTGATCGTAtcaataatgaattttaaaaatttgattcaaaattaattattgtttactagcttattcccgcaacttcgtccgcgtggactacacaattttcaaacccctattttgccccctttcttagtggatgtctatgtcataatagctatctgcataccaaatttcagcctgatccgtccagaaATTTGAgatgtgcgctgatagatccagatcagtcagtcagtcagcttttccttttttttcatttacagAATGGTGTCTGTGATGAGGCGTTTTATTATAAGACTGTTTAGGCTAcgtaatatagttatcttcacACTCATAGTGATGTTACTGTATGCAATCAGAAATGTGACAGACATGAAGACTTTGAATGATGTTGCAAGGCCTGTGCACTCGTCACTTAATAGGATATTGCATAAGGACTATTTTGTGCCATCTAGTTTAAAGGTAAGATAACttataattagatattataatatactagctgatgcccgcgacttccgtgTGAAatgtggatttatgtttttcaaaatcaagcgggaactctttgattttccgaaaaaaaaagtagcctatgtgttaatccagagtctaatctatctccattccaaattttagccaaatgcGTCCAGTAGTCCAGCCACTTTGctgaaatcaaaataatttcaaatctTTCATTTCGTAATTTAGTGTATGGTACGTATTTCATCTCATGGTCTACCTTTAACATGCTTTTATGATTGCCATTTCAGAAAATAGACTGGCATAACTATCAAAAAATAGAACATGAAAGGCAGAAAGTGGGTgagtattattaattactagctattTCCCGTGACTTTGTatgcgtgcatttaggtttcaaaatcctgtgggaactctttgattttctgggaaaaAAAGTCGCcaatgtcactccccaggtcttaaactatacccatgcaaaaactcacgtcgatccgttgctccgttgcgacgtgattgaaggacaaaccaatacacTAACAaaccattaaaataaatatgagtaGTGAATAGAAAAAAACTGTTGCTGTTACTGCCACTGCatggtttaggtttttttaaccctgtgggaactgtttgttTTTCTGGGATATAAAGTAGAGTACACCTGTCCCTGGGATAcgagctacctctgtaccaaatagatgatacctAAAACATCATCTTGgtggacttttttttaaaactttttaaaacccAGTGAAAACTTAATTTTCAAGATTGAAATCAAAAAGAATCTgtttttgaactttattttcGCGATTTTAGCTCTGATAGCAGCAGTGTGaaggaactaaatgttagtgatgagacatctcCAGGAACAACCctctcccatggccccaccaaactctcggttatatgggccgaatcgcgggagggcgcacGTTCGGttcttgctcttggcgttttcccggagcgtcttcttgactccctacaaattattttatgtctcctccttgtcccttatgctcactctcccctcTTGGGAGCTAGCCAAGTGATGAGACATCTGATAGAGTCTGATAGAGATAGAGTCAACATAAAGACTATTTGACACTCAATTTTAATTCGCTTCATTAACGCGTAAAATTGAACTCCtctcgcgccattttaactttgtgtcaaatttatgtcaaaagtaccatTTTAGTTGTTATTTCAAAAGTGAACCATACTTTGGTAAACGGACTATACAAAAATAAccgtcattttgtatggcacacctcttccattGTTCTTGTGAATGTACATGAGGTAAATCTGTGGTGAAAACTGTTTGTCCATGTTGATCCAGTATAATTAAAAGGAGTAAGCCAGATTAAGCTtctgaagtttttttttgtttttccaaGGTATTGGTGAACACGGTCACCCAGCCCACCTATCAAGCAAAGAAGCTGAACTAGAAAAGGAACTGTACTCTGTGAACGGTTTCAACGGAGCACTAAGTGACAAAATACCTCTGAACCGTTCTCTACCAGACATCCGCCATCCCGGCTGTCATAAAAGGCTATACATAGAGTCATTACCAACTGTCAGTGTGGTTGTACCTTTTCACAATGAACATTGGAGTACTTTATTAAGGACTGCATATAGTGTACTTAATAGATCACCACAGTTTTTGATCAAGGAAGTGTTTCTAGTTGACGATGCCAGTACTAAGTGTAAGTCAATGTTTTTAGATTTTATCTAGGCACATACTCTTAAGATTATATGAAtgataaatactaaataatCTTAATGTTAGTAAATGTGTTCAGATTTTAATCTACCCTTAAGATTATACGCTAatgctgataataattattaagtacatttGTAAGATTTGAATGGCTctaaagaaaaatttaattatgaTACTGTACAAAGTTAATaagttttgttttataatacctacctaattttttgttaaactagctgccccggcgaactttgttccgcctaacagtcgattcaaattttttaaatttttctctccgtaagaacgatcctcgtacttcaaggaataatataaaaaaagaattagcgaaatcggttcagctgttctcgagatttttttattttttattttttattcagatacaagttagcccttgactgcaatctcacctggtggtaagtgatgatgcagtctaagatgatagcgggctaacctggaagggtatggcagtttttatttctaccctttggtttctacacggcatcgtaccggaacgctaaatcgcttggcggcacggctttgccggtagggtggtaactagccacggccgaagcctcccaccagaaaaccAACACATTTagagattcatttttatattatagattattgcTAAATGTTCTTAAATCATTCTGAAAAGGATTTCTCTACTTTTAGAAAAGACATCCTTTTCAGAATGGTTGCTTAGCGAAAAAGAGGTATAAAATTTTTTAGTcccattaatttagtttagtacatacaagttttataaaattttcgtaaACTAATGGTGAATATAGAATTAGAAACATCTTTATATCTGCTAGGGTCCGCTTTAGTCTATCTATCAAATATCAGCTAtcttatttttgacattttatccATGTAACATAAAGTCTGCTGTTGCCCGCGCCTTTGTCCGCggggatttagattttgaaaagcATCAAAGTGATTGTAAGAATATCAACTTCCTCAATAAAGCGCTTTGCTTTTCAGTATTCCTCAAAGAAAAACTAGACGATTACCTAGCAAAGCACCTACCAAAGGTCAAAGTGGTCCGACTAAAGGACAGAAGTGGGTTGATAACTGCGCGCTTGGCCGGCGCCAAGCAAGCCACGGCTGATGTGCTGATATTCCTGGACTCGCATACAGAGGCCAACGTCAACTGGTTACCGCCACTGCTAGGTCTGtgtatgtataataagtatttgtttcaattcattttattcaaatagactAGTTGAATATTCGGTCAAATTTCACCGAAATATTCGGTCAAATTTCACCGAAATATTcggatgtttttagggttccgtaccttaatgAATCGCCGAAATATATGGATATAGTGCGGAATATTGAATGCCGAATTCGGCTACATGATATATTTTCTAATCATCAAAATATAAACAGTCAAACACTATTCGAAGATAAAcacataacaataaataagcATATTATTACAGAACCGATAGCCCTCAACTACCGTACAGTGGTGTGCCCGTTCATAGACGTGGTAGCGTATGACACGTTCGAGTACCGCGCGCAGGACGAGGGCGCCCGAGGGGCGTTCGACTGGGAGTTCTTTTACAAAAGACTTCCTGTCTTACCCAAAGATGAGGAAAACATGCCCGAGCCTTTTGAGTgagtatttaatgaaaattgtaaaatattttgatcTTAGAGTGTTCggcataatcactacccatattataaatgcgaaagtgtgtttgtttgttggtttattggtttgtcattcaatcacgccgcaacggagcaacggatcgacgtgattttttgcttggttatggagagtgacgtaggctactttttatcccggaaaagcaaagagttcccacgggatttttaaaagctaaatccacgcgaacgaagtcgcgggcatcagctagttagaaaATAAAATGAGGATTagatatgaataaaaatatgttttcacaGGAGTCCGGTGATGGCGGGAGGGTTGTTCGCGATATCGCGAGTATTCTTCTGGGAGCTGGGCGGGTATGACCCGGGACTAGATATATGGGGTGGCGAGCAGTATGAACTCAGCTTCAAGGTTTCTATCACGTCACTATCCTACGTTACCTGCTATTTTAAACAATATGgagctaattctgagcacaacctaattttagagtattcgcatgctcttcttactaatgtaatatgaaaaggacagacacagtttgacagtcctaaatttaatttttagatggtaaaacccgtgattttagcacgcactcgcgaacctactgtttaaatttgtattgtgcactaaaatttagagtctttaaatgtgaaagtcatgttccgttccttttttagcattagtaaaaagaaaaggatgcagataatctaaatttagtttagagagagactagagaatcggggccattttcaacatattttcattttaatataccttaatattaaattaaatctggcgaaaaaaaattagaatttttCACCCCAATTCTTCTATCAAAACCTAggtatgttattataatatgtctTAACGTCCCTAATTTTATTGTCTAGGGTTTATGATAGCCATATTATTTGTCAATATGGAGacttttaaaatagtttaaaatcaATGTGTGAAAGAGAATGATGATCAaggtgttataagtcccgcaaattgctattgcggtggaaccatgtctcattaacatcgatatgacgtcattttgacgtcagccgaaataaaaatataccatcagctcgaaattcagtcattaaaatggcgtccacgcgcattagcaatttgcgggacttatacgaacTTTTAACTCCAAAATTATTAACAGATCTGGCAGTGCGGGGGCCGCATGGTGGACGCTCCGTGTTCACGCGTGGGACACATCTACAGAAAATTCGCACCCTTCCCCAACCCGGGCCACGGAGATTTCGTGGGAAAGGTGAGTATTACAcatgtttattattatagatagaCCCATCTTGTCGCAATCGAAGACGTCAAAATAGACATGGAGTAGGTAAAAGGCAAGATGACACACTTATACACGTTTGGAAAATTACATACATATAATGATAGATTATTCAATATGAGGCTCTTTGGTACGGGCGCCGGGACAAATCCCAAGCGTAACTGGGAACTTAGAGTAACTCCCAAGCGTAGCGAGGATGTTGTATCTGGAATCCTTAGTGAAGCGTGGGGTTAAGGGGTCAGAGATAAGTAATTTTCAATAATCTTAAACATtgcataatcagtacccttattataaatgcgaaagtgtgtttgtttgttggtttgttggtttattggtttgttggtttgtccttcaatcacgtcgcaacggtgcaacggattgacgtgattttttgcatgggtatagataaagacctgcagagtgacataggctatttatcctggaaaataaaagagttcccacgggatttttaaaaaacctaattccacgcagatgaagtcgcgggcatcagctagtctactatAAAATCGACAAATCCTTATCCATGCTTAATAATGCAGTGCAACTGCAGCTATgcgcagcgcagcgcaaatACAGTTGGACCACTACAGCTGGAGTTTAGAGATACTGTTTTCCAGAACTACAGAAGGGTGGCAGAAGTGTGGATGGACGAGTACGCGTCGTTCCTGTACAAGCGTCGCTCTCACTACCTGCGCATAGACCCCGGCGACATATCCGAGCAGAAGGCGCTGCGGGAGAAACTCAAGTGCAAGCCTTTCCGCTGGTTCATGACGCAGGTGAGGATAATACATCAAGTCAAGACATAGTTCAAGACCCTGTACCCATCTTATTCTAAAAGGAGACCCAAAGGGTCAGCAAAAACTGAGCAGCAAGATGCTCAAGCAATTTTCATTGATAAATTGATTATGAACTTAATCACAACTGAAACAGAGTTCAAAATTAGTGTCTAAGCGAATTTAGTCCAAAATTCCCGGTTGTGTTTTAACTGCTTAGGAAAATTCCATTCAGTGACATCATGCCGTCTACCAATCCGTTGTAGAGTTTGTAAGGGTAAGCATcattgcatcaatcattattacaatcgcaattgttgtgattggctgaatttatggtattctttttgcaacaatgaattgtagccaatagtgagcgagcgtcaaccaatcagaggtgattgcgatcgtaacattgtagttgtcattttaccgcaatcgcgcagctgcaCTGGAGTGACGCGATAAAGTGACGAATAAATTGGTAAACACATATATGTACTAATAAACTGTTAATACATTTCTGTCGGGTAGTGATTTTAACTAACTTTTTTTGCATTTTCTAGGTAGCATTCGATCTCACAGCGAAATATCCGCCAGTTGAGCCCAGTCCGTTTGGTTCGGGACAGGTGAGCTTCTATTTATTGTGTCCTTATCATATATTGGTTTTCTTTATATCTCAGCTTTATGACATCAACATATAACCGCCTAGTTTCTTGCTAGTAATTCTCTGTAGCACGGGCAATCCGCACTAGTTCACATTGGTACTAGTTTACTTGACTGTTTAGAAGCACTacctgtaaaagtttaattgattaCCTGGTATGTGATGTCACTTCACTATCAAATTGCCATGCTGAGCTATCGCAAACGGTTACATTTTGCTTTTTTCAATGTCAgcaaagaagtttcacttcaataaaATGTTTCTTACGCGtaataagctgtggtagcctaggggttaggacgtccgccttccagtcggaggtcgggggttcgatcccgggaacgcacctctaacttttctttttgagttatatgcgtttttaagtagttaaaatatcacttgctttaacggtcaaggaaactatcgtgaggaaacctgcatgcctgagagttctccatgtttttaaagatgtgtgaagtctgccaatccgcaatgaGCCAGCGTAGCATGGCCTAgcttgtcactctgagaggagatccggctcagtagtaggccggtaatgggttgatcatggtgatgtaATGTCGCCAACACTAGAAAATTGCTATGTCAACCTGTCGCAAActgttataggtacattttgcTTTTTccaagaagtttcacttcaacaAAATGTTTCTTCAGATCCGTCCCGTGACGCACCCGCAATACTGCGTGGACGCGCACCACGGCCAACAGATGGATAAACTACAACTCAAGCTCTGCACCAGCGCCGCGGCCGGCGAGCAGGAGTTCCTACTCTCTTGGCATAAGGACATCAAGTACGTACTGTTGACTCATTCCAAAATGTTATTGAGTGTCGTCatctataataatttttgactATGTAAAATTAATCTTTACTATTGAGAAGAAGtttaaaggagatcgcccgtgaacgggccctcttttgtggcgtcgtgtcaaaacttaaattaatttttttaatatatataaaatagagcctcaatagctcaaccggtataggagtggactgaaaaccgaaaggtttgtcgtacctactcctagcacaagcttgacgcttaattggagaggaaaggggaatattagtcatttaaaaaatggctaatattctttttaaaaaaataaataaaaatacattttttttttttaaatgtgttatttttttacgattatgttttataacgactttttttcactctattattgaaaatatccacaattacagttagaatcgtaaacatgcatttattttgaagaagtattaattaaatataacctcaatataaaaaaatcagcaatataaaaaattagatttctttataaccagggtgaataaatagaaatcgtttgcagaatataaagagttaattatttgtctaaaaaataaaattaaaaccatggtgacataacaattatattaggggggggggggcaaagctcctaagaaaatgggcaatctcttttaatTGCAGCAAAATGGCCTCCGAATAGGAGACCGACGTCTGAACCATTAGGGTATCACCCCTTGCTAGGCTTACTCTATTATTTACCATTTGTTTTACAGATGTAAGAATAGAAACATATGCTGGGACCTACCGGATTCCTCTCCGAAAAGTCCAGTACTTCTATACGGCTGCCACTTAGGGGGAGGCAACCAGTTATGGAGGTATCATTCGGTAAGTCAATTATATATATTCAAGTCAGCAGTAAATTCTAGTATAGACATGCTAACTGAATTCGTACAATATAAAACCCGTTTCTAGGACACCCAACGTCTCAAACACAGCACGAATGACAACTGCCTTGACTGGAATCCTTCCACGCGAGACCTGTTCATCAATCCGTGCACAGACACCAACACGCAGCAGTGGCTCATAGACAATGTAGACGCGGACATGATGGCCAAGTGGGATACCGTCGCCAAACGAATCACTGGACCTGTTGAAGACTATTAGCTCTATTACGTATATTTGCAATTCTAATACCACTGAAAAGGCGataagaaatagaaaaaaaaacaaacaaacatatatAAGTAAATTCGTAACAGAGACGTGGAAACAATGGCCAAAACTTTACCATTGTTTGCACGATGGCCAAGTTCTACACACGTCTCTATTACTACGACTAACGTATTATAAGAGTATTGCATATTATAAAAACTGTATAGACTGATTCTTCCCCGCAA is a genomic window containing:
- the LOC117983245 gene encoding N-acetylgalactosaminyltransferase 6-like; amino-acid sequence: MVSVMRRFIIRLFRLRNIVIFTLIVMLLYAIRNVTDMKTLNDVARPVHSSLNRILHKDYFVPSSLKKIDWHNYQKIEHERQKVGIGEHGHPAHLSSKEAELEKELYSVNGFNGALSDKIPLNRSLPDIRHPGCHKRLYIESLPTVSVVVPFHNEHWSTLLRTAYSVLNRSPQFLIKEVFLVDDASTKLFLKEKLDDYLAKHLPKVKVVRLKDRSGLITARLAGAKQATADVLIFLDSHTEANVNWLPPLLEPIALNYRTVVCPFIDVVAYDTFEYRAQDEGARGAFDWEFFYKRLPVLPKDEENMPEPFESPVMAGGLFAISRVFFWELGGYDPGLDIWGGEQYELSFKIWQCGGRMVDAPCSRVGHIYRKFAPFPNPGHGDFVGKNYRRVAEVWMDEYASFLYKRRSHYLRIDPGDISEQKALREKLKCKPFRWFMTQVAFDLTAKYPPVEPSPFGSGQIRPVTHPQYCVDAHHGQQMDKLQLKLCTSAAAGEQEFLLSWHKDIKCKNRNICWDLPDSSPKSPVLLYGCHLGGGNQLWRYHSDTQRLKHSTNDNCLDWNPSTRDLFINPCTDTNTQQWLIDNVDADMMAKWDTVAKRITGPVEDY